Proteins encoded in a region of the Phaenicophaeus curvirostris isolate KB17595 chromosome 1, BPBGC_Pcur_1.0, whole genome shotgun sequence genome:
- the LOC138723772 gene encoding ovostatin-like translates to MYLSPAFQDPEGNKIFQWLDVTSKHGIVQLSFQLISEPILGSYHIIVEKKSGEKEHHFFTVEEYVLPKFEVTTNVPNRISFFDEEIRVKICALYTYGQPVQGNARINVCQQHFYSTRCEQKQKDACKAVTGLLGNDGCFNSIISIKTFQLYHSYARRYTSLSVESIVTENGTGIQMKDSNYIAINQENDRVMLKNMDFYYKRGIPYYGEISVTNMDDEPVANSTVLLELNEKYLAKYTTDKNGIAAFFIDTSYIFDPNFKLTVRQAPDDCEDLFIWRSDNEPQASFFVRRFYSRTNSFVKIEPVREKLSCGQQQTIKVHYILNREGYGNDRHTNFYYVVMTKGKITLTGQKQVDISDAAKGTFSITLTVTEKLAPNTRLLLYTMHPHGEIVADSSWIRSDVCFKNKLQLEFSEKQGLPGSKVSLHLQAAANSYCALRAVDQSVLLLQPEHELSAESVYYHLRVSDLYGYYYHGLNLEDDKPQGCTPVKTTFFDGLYYEPVNVSHDGDAYRIFKDMGLKVFTNSVLRKPVLCNEDKSQMEHYPAYFDHGVTPVSGYGTDESRIIGGGGSSNTVRKFFPETWIWDLVHTDSRGEVNVFYTIPDTITEWKTSAFCMQDDVGFGISSPVSLKAFQPFFVDLTMPYSVIRGEKINLIANVFNYLNKCIQISAILAKSSDYKAEIISPEDNTVRLCPNERKTYIWAVSPHKLGKVKFTITAEAKLDTRTTRNSTSPEQEIIHRDTLIQTLLVEPEGIKKELTQSSLVCTKGTTISEPVSLSLPNNIVQGSTKAYFSVIGDILGTALRNMENLLHMPYGCGEQNMALFTPNIYALDYLNKTGQLTEEIRVKGTGYLSTGYQKQLSYKHRDGSYSSFGARDKEGSVWLTAFVYKSFAQAKRYIYIDDNVQSQTLIWLASKQKSDGCFENAGSHFNNALKGGEEGQYSLTAYIVAALLESGHSAAYPVIQSGMNCLESAFGNGVHNLYNQALFAYAYGLADKEERSQFFLEKLDKTATRDGGSVHWQRENKTPAEHFPVFYSRAPSAEIEMTSYVLLALLNKAKLTPEDLSYISRIVHWLVKQQNPYGGFSSSQDTVVALQALAQYGYLTFSKNSLNTVKANFMESPSKTYQVNDKNRFLLQQASLPIIPGNYSVEVNGTGCVYLQTTLRYNVHLPKKVAGFSLSVSPTNASCTSNFPPKFDLVISTSYTGNHEVSNMAIIDVKMLSGFVPVRSSLKKLQYQNSVVDRVDVKNDHIIFYLEKVSQKEIRFSFSVEQSLPISDIKPAPVHIYDYYETDEYALAEYKTPCSPPSN, encoded by the exons ATGTATCTTTCTCCTGCCTTCCAGGATCCAGAGGGAAACAAGATCTTCCAGTGGCTGGATGTAACATCTAAGCATGGAATTGTTCAGCTCTCCTTCCAACTGATCTCGGAGCCTATTCTGGGGTCCTACCACATCATTGTGGAGAAGAAGTCAGGTGAAAAAGAGCACCATTTCTTCACAGTGGAGGAATATG TGCTGCCGAAATTTGAAGTGACAACCAACGTGCCAAATAGGATCTCTTTCTTTGATGAGGAAATTAGAGTGAAGATTTGTGCTTT GTACACTTACGGCCAACCAGTGCAAGGGAATGCCCGAATCAATGTGTGTCAGCAGCATTTTTATAGTACACGATGtgagcaaaagcagaaagatgcCTGCAAAGCTGTCACTGGACTG CTGGGGAATGATGGCTGCTTCAACTCAATCATCTCCATCAAAACATTCCAGCTGTACCACAGCTATGCCAGGAGGTATACCAGCCTCAGTGTAGAAAGCATCGTCACTGAAAATGGGACAG GTATCCAGATGAAAGACTCTAACTATATTGCAATCAACCAAGAAAATGATAGAGTGATGTTAAAGAATATGGATTTCTATTACAAGAGGGGAATTCCTTACTATGGTGAG ATCTCTGTGACAAATATGGATGATGAGCCTGTTGCCAACAGCACTGTCCTGCTGGAGCTCAATGAAAAATACCTGGCCAAGTATACCACTGACAAGAATGGCATTGCTGCTTTTTTCATTGACACATCCTACATCTTTGATCCCAATTTTAAGTTGACA GTGAGGCAGGCACCAGATGACTGTGAAGACCTCTTCATCTGGAGGAGTGATAATGAACCCCAAGCCTCATTCTTTGTCCGACGTTTTTACTCTCGGACCAACAGCTTTGTGAAAATTGAGCCAGTAAGGGAGAAGCTCAGTTGTGGCCAGCAGCAAACAATCAAAGTTCACTACATCCTGAACAGAGAGGGCTATGGGAATGACAGGCACACAAACTTCTACTATGTT GTgatgacaaaaggaaaaattactctCACTGGCCAGAAGCAAGTTGATATCTCTGATG CTGCAAAAGGTACATTCTCCATCACACTGACTGTCACGGAGAAGCTTGCTCCCAACACCAGGCTGTTGCTCTACACGATGCATCCTCATGGGGAGATAGTGGCTGACAGCTCTTGGATACGCAGTGATGTATGCTTCAAAAACAAG CTTCAGCTCGAATTCTCTGAGAAGCAGGGTCTCCCAGGCTCTAAAGTCAGTCTCCACCTTCAAGCTGCTGCCAACTCCTACTGTGCCTTGCGAGCTGTAGATCAGAGCGTCCTTCTTCTTCAGCCTGAGCATGAGTTGTCTGCTGAAAGC GTGTACTACCACCTTCGTGTGAGTGATTTGTATGGTTATTACTACCATGGGCTCAACTTGGAAGATGACAAGCCACAGGGATGTACCCCAGTCAAAACTACCTTTTTTGATGGCTTGTACTATGAACCTGTGAATGTTAGTCATGATGGCGATGCCTACAGGATTTTCAAG GACATGGGCCTGAAGGTTTTCACCAACTCTGTGCTACGGAAGCCAGTTCTGTGCAATGAAGACAAATCACAAATGGAACATTACCCTGCTTATTTTGACCATGGTGTCACCCCTGTTAGTGGCTACGGCACAG ATGAGTCAAGAATTATTGGTGGGGGTGGCAGTAGTAACACTGTTCGGAAATTTTTCCCCGAGACCTGGATTTGGGATCTGGTTCATACTGA tTCCAGGGGAGAGGTCAATGTCTTTTATACCATTCCTGACACCATCACAGAATGGAAAACCAGTGCTTTCTGCATGCAGGATGATGTTGGGTTTGGCATCTCCTCACCTGTTTCACTGAAAGCATTCCAGCCATTTTTTGTGGATCTCACCATGCCTTACTCTGTCATTCgaggggaaaaaattaatttaatagcCAATGTCTTCAACTACCTCAACAAATGCATCCAG aTCAGTGCCATATTGGCAAAGTCGAGTGACTATAAGGCAGAAATCATTTCACCAGAGGACAACACAGTAAGACTGTGTCccaatgaaagaaaaacctaTATTTGGGCTGTTAGCCCCCACAAACTTG GCAAGGTGAAATTCACAATTACTGCTGAGGCCAAACTGGATACCAGAACTACCAGAAACAGCACATCTCCAGAACAAGAAATTATTCACCGGGACACCCTGATTCAAACCCTACTTGTTGAG CCTGAAGGTATTAAAAAGGAATTGACTCAGAGCTCTCTTGTCTGTACAAAGG GCACAACGATTTCTGAACCAGTCTCTCTCAGCCTTCCAAATAATATAGTGCAGGGATCAACCAAAGCTTATTTTTCAGTCATTG GAGACATTTTGGGTACAGCCTTGAGGAACATGGAGAACCTCCTCCATATGCCATATGGCTGTGGAGAACAGAACATGGCCTTGTTCACACCCAACATCTATGCCCTGGACTATCTGAATAAGACTGGTCAGCTGACTGAAGAGATTAGAGTTAAGGGTACTGGATATTTATCCACAG GGTACCAAAAACAGCTATCTTACAAACACCGGGATGGATCCTACAGCTCCTTTGGGGCACGAGATAAGGAAGGGAGTGTATG GCTCACTGCCTTTGTGTACAAGTCATTTGCACAAGCCAAACGCTACATCTACATTGATGACAATGTCCAGTCTCAAACGCTGATCTGGCTGGCAAGCAAGCAGAAGTCAGATGGCTGCTTTGAAAATGCTGGGTCACATTTCAACAATGCTTTGAAG GGTGGAGAAGAAGGTCAATACTCACTCACAGCCTACATTGTGGCAGCATTGCTGGAGTCTGGGCACTCTGCTGCG TATCCTGTCATTCAGAGTGGCATGAACTGTTTGGAGTCTGCATTTGGCAATGGGGTCCACAACCTGTATAACCaggccctctttgcctatgCTTATGGCTTAGCTGACAAAGAAGAAAGGTCTCAATTCTTCCTTGAGAAGCTGGACAAGACAGCTACCAGAGATG gtgGTTCAGTTCActggcagagagaaaataagacaCCAGCAGAACACTTCCCTGTCTTCTATTCCCGTGCCCCTTCTGCTGAAATTGAAATGACCAGCTATGTGCTCCTGGCTTTGCTCAACAAAGCCAAACTCACTCCAGAGGACTTATCTTACATTTCTCGCATTGTGCACTGGCTTGTCAAACAACAGAACCCATATGGCGGTTTCTCCTCCAGCCAG GACACTGTTGTTGCTCTCCAGGCTTTAGCCCAGTATGGATATCTCACCTTCTCTAAAAACAGTCTTAACACAGTCAAAGCCAACTTCATGGAATCCCCCAGTAAGACTTATCAGGTGAATGACAAGAACCGCTTCTTACTGCAGCAGGCTTCCTTACCCATTATACCAGGGAATTACAGTGTGGAAGTAAATGGCACTGGCTGTGTCTATTTGCAG ACCACCCTGAGATACAATGTCCATTTGCCAAAAAAAGTTGCAGGGTTTTCTCTCTCCGTGTCACCAACCAATGCATCCTGCACAAGCAACTTCCCACCAAAGTTTGACCTTGTCATCTCTACCAG ttACACAGGAAATCATGAAGTCTCCAACATGGCTATTATTGATGTGAAGATGCTCTCAGGTTTTGTTCCTGTAAGATCTTCCCTGAAAAAG CTTCAGTACCAGAATTCAGTTGTGGATCGTGTAGATGTCAAGAACGACCACATCATCTTCTACCTTGAGAAG GTTTCCCAGAAGGAAATCAGGTTCTCCTTCAGTGTGGAGCAAAGCCTGCCTATCTCAGATATCAAACCAGCACCAGTACATATATATGATTACTATGAAACAG atGAATATGCCCTTGCAGAATACAAAACACCCTGCTCACCACCTTCCAACTGA